The following nucleotide sequence is from Armatimonadota bacterium.
CGACTGGCCAACCGTTGTTGATGGTCAGGACCGCGTTCTCGAATATCCTAATAGGGACCCTGCAATATACAAGCAACACACCATCAACTTGATAGCTTACGTTAAGGCTGGAATTGGTAACAAATTAATATGCCCAAATACATGCGGCTTATTCCCTGAAGCCGGGGATGCTGGCGGTGCAGTATACGAGGAAAACACCATCAGCTTCACTGGAGCTCAAGGCCCATCAAAGTGGGAACAGTGGCGCACCAGAAATGCAAAAGGTGTCTACTGCTTCACCGGCTACTTCTTTAGCTACTCTGACCGAGCGCGCGAGCAGATTCATTTCCTAGCTCACCACTATATCGCGCAGGAGCCTTATATCTACTTCGGAATATACGGCTTTGGATATACGCCGGTTCAGTGGTTTGCAGCAATGGAAAAGGATGTAGGCACTCCAACTGAACCTTACTCAGTCTGGAAGAGCGGTACAGACCCAGTCGGCCAATCCTACGTCATTTACAAGAGACAATACACAAAGGCTCTCATTCTATGCCGCCCAATGAACCCTGCAGGGCAGAGCAATTTCGGCGACGCATCAAGAGTGACATTTGCGCTTCCCTCATATACTACCGCTGATGGAGGAACATCAAATCGCTACTACGGTCTGCGAGCCGACGGAACTCTCTCAGAGGCAATCACATCAATAGGTCTCCGCAACGTGGAGAGTGCCATACTTTTCCCTGCAGATACGGCTAGCCAACCTCAAACTGATACTACGCCACCTGTCATTTCAGGTGTATCAGTCACTAACATAGGTCCAAACAGCGCAACCATAACTTGGACAACAAATGAAAACGCCACCTCAGTGGTAGAATATGGTACGACAACTTCTTACGGTACCACTATTTCCAACGAAACAGTCCTATCTACTTCTCATAACATTACGCTAACAGGCCTTCAGCCTTCGACAACCTACCATTACCGCGTACAATCCAAAGACTCAGCAGGAAACAACGCAGTCAGTGCCGATTATACGTTTACTACTTCGGCGGATGTAACGGCGACTGCGCCATTTATTAGATCGTGGCTGGTATTAGGGCCGTTTAATAACACGAATAGAGATGGGTATAATTTAAGTTTAATTGGTGAAACATCTGTTTCACCAACATCTGGAGACGTGGCCGGTGGGTTGACATGGACTCCTCATCAATCTACAAGCGACCTCATTGACTTTGCATCTATCTTCAACCCGAACATTGACACCGTTGCTTACGCCCACATTTACGTGAAATCTCCATCGGCTCAGAACTGCCAGTTGTGGCTAGGCTCGGATGACGGCATCAAGGTGTGGATAAATGGCACGCTAGTACATGACAACTTCGCTTACCGCCCTGCGGTAAAAGACCAAGACAAGGTTTCAATTAGCTTCCAAGCTGGTTGGAACCGAATGCTAATAAAAGTAGACCAAGTTGCGGGAGGCTGGGGCTTTTATGCACGCATATGTGATTCGAACGGAAAAGAAATACCCGGATTAGAGTATGCGCTTGACAATCCGCAGAGCCCTCCACCAGATACAACGCCACCAGCAATATCTGCCGTATCTGCAACCATAACATCTTTCAACCAGGCTACGATTACCTGGAAGACGGATGAGCCAAGTACTTCTGTGGTTGAGTATGGCCCAACAGCCGCATATGGCAGCAATGTATCAGATACAACATTGGCAACCCAGCACTCAATTATATTAACTGGGTTAATGCCGGGCACCACATATCACTACAGAGTGAAATCTGCCGATGCATCGGGCAACCTTGCGGTTAGCGCAGACCTAGTGTTTATCACGCCAACGCCACCTGATACTACTCCGCCAACAATTTCGGGAATCTCAGCTCAATCGGGAGCGACTGATGCAACAATTAGCTGGCAGACCGATGAAGCAGCAACTTCGACGGTTGAATATGGAACATCAACATTATATGGTTATGAAACAACCGACTCAACGCTGGTAACACAGCACACTGTAAGGCTAACGTCGCTCTCGCCAGACACACTATACCATTACCGTGTCTGCTCAACTGATGCATCGGGCAATGAGGCAGTAAGCAAAGACTATACGTTTGCTACCCTGCCAATGACTACCACCGGGCCGGCATCCTACATTCGAGAATGGCTGGTAATTGGCCCATTTAACAATACAAACCGTGCTGGATTATCAACTGACTATATTGGCGAGGCTACAATTACGCCATCAACAAACAATATCTCCAACGGTTTGACGTGGTGGGCGTACAAATCTCCTATCGATGTTATTGATTTGAGCGCCATACTGTATCCAACTGATTATTCCGTGGCGTATGCTCATCTATACATCAATTCACCTTCCGAGCAAGCGTGCGAACTCCGCCTTGGATCTGATGATGGCGTAAAAGTATGGTTGAACGGCACACTAATCCACGAGAACGCCGCTTGGAGACCCGTTATCAAAGACCAAGATAAAGTTCCTATTACGCTAAAACAAGGCTGGAATCAACTTTTGATTAAGGTCGACAACCTCACAGCTGGCTGGGGATTCGCAGCTAGAATCTGCAACACAGCCGGCAATGAAGTGCCAGGCCTTGTCTATCAGTTGGATAATCCTGTTCCAAAAGACATGACGCCGCCAAGGGTAGTCTCCGCTAAGGCAATAGACCGCTATACAATAATTGTATACTTTGACGAGCCAGTTACGGCCGAAACTGCGAATGTTGTCACAAACTACAGTACTACTGCTAAAGTGAAGCTCCAAAGTGCAAACCTTCAAGCGGATGGCAAGAGTGTTCTCTTGAAAACAACTCGTCACTACC
It contains:
- a CDS encoding fibronectin type III domain-containing protein, with the translated sequence MGHSKVHVLKLAFVIILIACAVECVTAPVKTSDYPWINTNAIEYLQPTDAVAVLDAQHFDSALSPERFSKVKTERPGKLCLKYQIWRDTYVNEWAAFERQKQETWARNNGKNAEDFWCHYANDVTVSLSTGKKVIPGWNPANDANRDDIRDYKSDYGTATAVGTGYLQDTTKNWVPNEWAGHILVDRLGNQFTIISNTATQINVSGTPASGRYGLSHVNSADHKATARTRAEARVRVHAWGDASYPDAWVQNYSSQDYWAYRRYDVQQLIVEGNTSWDPGADTRWDGIFVDSTLPYYDWPTVVDGQDRVLEYPNRDPAIYKQHTINLIAYVKAGIGNKLICPNTCGLFPEAGDAGGAVYEENTISFTGAQGPSKWEQWRTRNAKGVYCFTGYFFSYSDRAREQIHFLAHHYIAQEPYIYFGIYGFGYTPVQWFAAMEKDVGTPTEPYSVWKSGTDPVGQSYVIYKRQYTKALILCRPMNPAGQSNFGDASRVTFALPSYTTADGGTSNRYYGLRADGTLSEAITSIGLRNVESAILFPADTASQPQTDTTPPVISGVSVTNIGPNSATITWTTNENATSVVEYGTTTSYGTTISNETVLSTSHNITLTGLQPSTTYHYRVQSKDSAGNNAVSADYTFTTSADVTATAPFIRSWLVLGPFNNTNRDGYNLSLIGETSVSPTSGDVAGGLTWTPHQSTSDLIDFASIFNPNIDTVAYAHIYVKSPSAQNCQLWLGSDDGIKVWINGTLVHDNFAYRPAVKDQDKVSISFQAGWNRMLIKVDQVAGGWGFYARICDSNGKEIPGLEYALDNPQSPPPDTTPPAISAVSATITSFNQATITWKTDEPSTSVVEYGPTAAYGSNVSDTTLATQHSIILTGLMPGTTYHYRVKSADASGNLAVSADLVFITPTPPDTTPPTISGISAQSGATDATISWQTDEAATSTVEYGTSTLYGYETTDSTLVTQHTVRLTSLSPDTLYHYRVCSTDASGNEAVSKDYTFATLPMTTTGPASYIREWLVIGPFNNTNRAGLSTDYIGEATITPSTNNISNGLTWWAYKSPIDVIDLSAILYPTDYSVAYAHLYINSPSEQACELRLGSDDGVKVWLNGTLIHENAAWRPVIKDQDKVPITLKQGWNQLLIKVDNLTAGWGFAARICNTAGNEVPGLVYQLDNPVPKDMTPPRVVSAKAIDRYTIIVYFDEPVTAETANVVTNYSTTAKVKLQSANLQADGKSVLLKTTRHYRGTYTLRVINVSDLAGNKIPSVGAINNTATYTVY